The proteins below come from a single Miscanthus floridulus cultivar M001 chromosome 1, ASM1932011v1, whole genome shotgun sequence genomic window:
- the LOC136479205 gene encoding vacuolar protein sorting-associated protein 32 homolog 2-like: MSMFNRIFGKPKEQANSNALATLDKLNETLDMLEKKEKVLEKKAAAELERAKEFSKAKNKRAAIQSLKRKKLYEQQIEQLGNFQLRIHDQMIMLEAAKATTETVDALRTGAAAMKAMQKATNIDDVDKTMDEINEQTENMKQIQDALSAPLGASADFDEDELEAELEELEGAELESQLLEPVAAPPVHPVHVPANKQPARPAPQKATAEDDELAALQAEMAL, encoded by the exons ATGTCCATGTTCAATAGGATCTTCGGGAAGCCCAAGGAGCAGGCCAACTCCAATGCTTTGGCCACTCTGGACAAGTTAAATGAG ACACTTGATATGctggagaagaaagaaaaggtgcTGGAGAAAAAAGCAGCCGCTGAGCTTGAGAGAGCCAAGGAGTTCTCAAAAGCAAAGAATAAAAGAG CGGCGATCCAATCCTTAAAGAGGAAAAAACTTTATGAGCAACAAATTGAGCAGCTTGGAAATTTTCAGTTGAGAATCCATGATCAG ATGATCATGTTAGAAGCAGCTAAAGCTACAACAGAGACTGTTGATGCTTTGAGAACTGGAGCTGCAGCTATGAAAGCGATGCAAAAAGCAAC AAACATTGATGATGTCGACAAGACCATGGATGAAATTAACGAACAGACTGAAAATATGAAACAAATTCAGGATGCTTTGTCAGCTCCTCTTGGAGCTTCTGCTGATTTCGACGAG GATGAACTGGAAGCGGAACTTGAAGAACTGGAGGGAGCAGAGTTGGAATCTCAGCTTCTGGAGCCTGTTGCAGCTCCTCCAGTGCATCCAGTACATGTCCCAGCCAACAAGCAACCAGCTCGCCCTGCTCCACAGAAAGCTACAGCTGAAGATGATGAGCTTGCTGCACTCCAAGCGGAAATGGCATTGTGA
- the LOC136483015 gene encoding protein neprosin-like — MDTARGVACLLVAVICLACAAAAAARSPAARLHRHLKRLNKPAVKSIESPDGDMIDCVHISHQPAFDHPYLKNHTIQMRPNYHPEGLYDESKTSSSSGERPMVQLWHQSGTCPEGTVPIRRTKKDDLLRASSMRRYGRKRHTTANPMSVNPTMLNEGGHQHAIAYVQGDKYYGAKATINVWEPKIEQPNEFSLSQLWILGGSFGEDLNSIEAGWQVSPDLYGDNNTRLFTYWTSDAYQATGCYNMLCSGFIQVNNQIAMGASIFPTSSYSGSQYDISILIWKDPKEGNWWMQFGKDYVLGYWPSFLFSYLADSASMIEWGGEVVNSQPDGMHTSTQMGSGHFPEEGFSKASYFKNIQVVDSTNNLKAPKGLGTFTEQSNCYDVQNGNNGDWGTYFYYGGPGRSSSCQ, encoded by the exons ATGGACACCGCGCGGGGGGTCGCGTGCCTGCTCGTGGCGGTGATATGCTTggcgtgcgccgccgccgccgccgcgaggtcGCCGGCGGCGAGGCTGCACCGCCACCTCAAGCGGCTCAACAAGCCGGCCGTGAAGAGTATCGAG AGTCCAGACGGGGACATGATAGACTGCGTGCACATCTCACACCAGCCAGCGTTTGATCACCCTTACCTCAAGAACCACACAATCCAG ATGAGGCCGAACTACCATCCCGAAGGCCTGTACGACGAATCCAAGACCTCCAGCAGCAGTGGGGAGAGGCCTATGGTTCAGCTCTGGCATCAGAGTGGGACGTGTCCTGAAGGTACGGTCCCCATCAGGAGAACGAAGAAGGACGACCTGCTCAGGGCAAGCTCAATGCGGCGGTACGGCAGGAAGCGGCACACCACCGCAAACCCAATGTCCGTCAACCCCACCATGCTCAACGAGGGTGGCCATCAG CATGCCATAGCGTATGTTCAGGGCGACAAGTACTACGGCGCCAAGGCGACTATCAATGTATGGGAGCCCAAGATCGAGCAGCCTAACGAGTTCAGCTTGTCACAGCTCTGGATCTTGGGGGGCTCATTCGGGGAGGATCTGAACAGCATCGAGGCTGGATGGCag GTTAGTCCGGACCTCTATGGGGATAACAACACAAGGCTGTTCACGTACTGGACT AGTGATGCATACCAGGCAACAGGGTGCTACAACATGCTGTGCTCAGGGTTCATTCAGGTTAACAACCAGATTGCCATGGGAGCCAGCATCTTCCCAACCTCAAGCTACTCTGGCTCCCAATATGATATCAGTATACTGATCTGGAAG GACCCAAAGGAGGGCAACTGGTGGATGCAATTCGGCAAGGACTACGTTCTCGGGTACTGGCCGTCCTTCCTCTTCTCATACCTGGCGGACAGCGCTTCGATGATCGAGTGGGGCGGGGAGGTGGTGAACTCGCAGCCAGATGGCATGCACACCTCGACGCAGATGGGCAGCGGGCACTTTCCGGAGGAAGGGTTCAGCAAGGCGAGCTACTTCAAGAACATCCAGGTGGTGGACAGCACCAACAACCTCAAGGCTCCCAAGGGGCTGGGCACCTTCACGGAGCAGTCCAACTGCTACGACGTGCAGAACGGCAACAACGGCGACTGGGGCACCTACTTCTACTACGGCGGCCCTGGGAGGAGCTCCAGCTGCCAGTAA